The genomic stretch CCCAGATGATCGGTGCCCATTAATAAAAGATTTCCATCAATCACCGTAAGAGGTGGCTTTAAAGCCCTTGCAAACGATTGCTCATCAGGGTCAAACGGCGCAACTAAAGGGGCTAGTAGGGCAAGTAGCGCCACGAAGAGCAGTATCAAAACTCCCACCAGAGCGGGTTTCTGCTGCCAAAGAGAACTTCTGAGCTTTACCAGCCAATGTCTTTCCGGTGGCAGATCTTCTTCCCATCTCTCCGTAGAGAGGATCAAATCTTCTGGTTCTGTTAGGTCTTTAATCATGAGTATTTAATCCGCGGATCGAGGTAAGTGTAGAGAATGTCCACCAACAAATTAATCAGAACGAAAATAGAGGCCAGCACGAACACCGCCGCCTGGACAATGGGAAAATCACGAGTATGTATAGCCTCGACGGTGAGCCTCCCTACTCCCGGCCAAGCAAACACCGTCTCAATGATGACAGTGCCGCCAAGTGTCAAAGCCAAATCCAGCCCCAGAACAGTCACGATGGGAATTGCAGAATTCTTCATAGCGTGACGGAACAAAACAACTCTTTCGATCAATCCCTTCGAGCGGGCGGTCATTATATAATCAGCCCTAAGCACTTCGAGCATCTCGGAGCGCATCAAACGAGCCAGCCTCGCCGTATGAAAAACCGAGGCCGCAATTCCAGGCAGAATCAAATGGATCCAGGTGCCGTGGCCAAAGGAGGGCAAAAGGCGGAGATTGACCGCAAACAGCAATATCAACATCAACCCCAGCCAAAAGCCCGGCAAGGCCTGCCCCAATACAGCGCCAATCATACAGAATCGATCTAGTAAAGAGTTTTCCTTCAAAGCCGCAAAACACCCAAGAGGCAGGCCAACAATAATCGATATGATAAACGCCGTGGCGGCAAGTTCGAATGTAGCGGGCATATGACTAAGAACCAATTCCAAAGCCGGTTCTTCCGTTTCAAAAGAATTACCAAAACTTCCCTGTAAA from Nitrospinaceae bacterium encodes the following:
- a CDS encoding ABC transporter permease, with the translated sequence MTGFILRRFFQALVLIKCVLVFVFLMLHLTGDPLSVMLPEDASQEDEALLRKQMGFDKPLVTQYGIFFGKVLQGSFGNSFETEEPALELVLSHMPATFELAATAFIISIIVGLPLGCFAALKENSLLDRFCMIGAVLGQALPGFWLGLMLILLFAVNLRLLPSFGHGTWIHLILPGIAASVFHTARLARLMRSEMLEVLRADYIMTARSKGLIERVVLFRHAMKNSAIPIVTVLGLDLALTLGGTVIIETVFAWPGVGRLTVEAIHTRDFPIVQAAVFVLASIFVLINLLVDILYTYLDPRIKYS